From the Burkholderia glumae LMG 2196 = ATCC 33617 genome, one window contains:
- a CDS encoding CysB family HTH-type transcriptional regulator — MNLHQFRFVREAVRQNFNLTEAAKALFTSQPGVSKAIIELEDELGVEIFRRHGKRVRSLTEPGRIILASVERILQEVESLKRVGKDYAAQDQGNLTIAATHTQARYSLPGAIAEFKKRFPKVHLSILQGSPTQVAEMVIHDQADLAIATEAIADYKELVSLPCFQWHHAAVVPADHPLLERRPPSLDDLAQYPLITYDDAFAGRKKINHAFALRGLSPDIVLEAIDADVIKTYVELGLGVGILADIAFNPERDRNLRAISVGHLFGSNVTRVALKQGAYLRGYVYTLVELLSPTLNRKLIEQALQGEAESYEL, encoded by the coding sequence CACCAATTTCGCTTCGTGCGCGAGGCCGTCCGCCAGAATTTCAACCTCACCGAGGCCGCGAAGGCGCTGTTTACGTCGCAGCCGGGCGTGTCGAAGGCGATCATCGAGCTCGAGGACGAACTGGGCGTGGAAATCTTCAGGCGCCACGGCAAGCGCGTGCGCTCGCTGACCGAACCGGGCCGGATCATCCTCGCCTCGGTCGAACGCATTTTGCAGGAAGTGGAAAGCTTAAAAAGGGTCGGGAAAGATTACGCGGCGCAGGACCAGGGCAACCTGACGATCGCGGCCACGCATACCCAGGCGCGCTACTCGCTGCCGGGGGCGATCGCCGAATTCAAGAAGCGGTTTCCGAAGGTGCATCTGTCGATCCTGCAAGGCAGCCCGACCCAGGTGGCCGAGATGGTGATCCACGATCAGGCCGATCTCGCGATCGCGACCGAGGCGATCGCCGACTACAAGGAGTTGGTGTCGCTGCCTTGCTTCCAGTGGCATCACGCCGCCGTGGTGCCGGCCGACCATCCGCTGCTGGAGCGGCGCCCGCCCTCGCTCGACGACCTGGCGCAATATCCGCTGATCACCTACGACGACGCGTTTGCGGGCCGCAAGAAGATCAATCACGCGTTCGCGCTGCGCGGGCTGTCGCCCGACATCGTGCTGGAGGCGATCGACGCGGACGTGATCAAGACCTACGTGGAACTGGGGCTCGGGGTCGGCATCCTGGCCGACATCGCGTTCAACCCGGAGCGCGACCGCAACCTGCGCGCGATTTCGGTCGGGCACCTGTTCGGCAGCAACGTGACGCGCGTGGCGCTGAAACAAGGCGCGTACCTGCGCGGCTATGTATATACGCTCGTCGAATTGCTGTCGCCGACGCTGAACCGCAAGCTGATCGAGCAGGCGCTGCAGGGCGAGGCAGAATCCTACGAGCTGTGA